In one window of Juglans regia cultivar Chandler chromosome 3, Walnut 2.0, whole genome shotgun sequence DNA:
- the LOC109001544 gene encoding cellulose synthase A catalytic subunit 3 [UDP-forming] isoform X2 — protein sequence MGAEVCQICSDTVGTTVDGDPFVACDVCAFPVCRPCYEYERKDGNQSCPQCKTKYKWHKGSPPIQGEEAEDADVNDEANAVNGSSYKLGVQDRSHNKKEQTIHNWDMSYSKGEDVAPPDYDKAVSLNHIPLLTNGRSVSGELSAASPERLSMASPESGIRGKHIDPLPFVVDGNRSRSGSVAWKERIDGWKMKQEKNVVPMSVGNAPSEGRGGGDFDASTDVLMDDSLLNDEARQPLSRKVSIPSSRINPYRMVIVLRLIILSIFLHYRITNPVPNAYALWLVSVICEIWFAISWIFDQFPKWLPVNRETYLDRLALRYDREGEPSQLAAVDIFVSTVDPLKEPPLVTANTVLSILAVDYPVDKVSCYVSDDGAAMLTFEALSETSEFARKWVPFCKKYSIEPRAPEWYFAQKIDYLKDKVHPSFVKARRAMKREYEEFKVRINGLVVKAQKIPDEGWFMQDGTPWPGNNTKDHPGMIQVFLGHSGGLDSEGNELPRLVYVSREKRPGFQHHKKAGAMNALVRVSAVLTNGPFLLNLDCDHYINNSKALREAMCFLMDPNLGKTVCYVQFPQRFDGIDKNDRYANRNTVFFDINLRGLDGIQGPVYVGTGCVFNRTALYGYEPPLKPKHKKAGMISRCFGGSRKRSSGSSGKNSNKKKSGKHVDPTVPIYNLEDIEEGVEGTGFDDEKSLLMSQMSLEKRFGQSATFVASTLMENGGVPQSATPESLLKEAIHVISCGYEDPTDWGREIGWIYGSVTEDILTGFKMHARGWRSIYCMPQPPAFKGSAPINLSDRLNQVLRWALGSVEILLSRHCPIWYGYGGRLKWLERLAYVNTTIYPVTAIPLLAYCTLPAVCLLTGKFIIPQISNIASIWFISLFLSIFATGILEMRWSGVGIDEWWRNEQFWVIGGVSAHLFAVVQGLLKVLAGIDTNFTVTSKASDEDGDFAELYLFKWTTLLIPPTTLLIINLVGVVAGISYAINSGYQSWGPLFGKLFFAFWVIVHLYPFLKGLMGRQNRTPTIVVVWSVLLASIFSLLWVRIDPFTTQVTGPDVELCGINC from the exons ATGGGCGCTGAGGTCTGCCAAATCTGTAGTGACACTGTTGGCACGACTGTGGATGGCGATCCCTTTGTTGCTTGTGATGTTTGCGCGTTCCCTGTCTGCCGCCCCTGTTATGAGTATGAGAGGAAAGATGGTAATCAGTCATGCCCTCAATGCAAGACCAAATACAAGTGGCACAAAG GGAGCCCTCCGATTCAAGGGGAAGAAGCGGAAGATGCTGATGTCAATGATGAGGCAAATGCTGTGAATGGTTCAAGTTATAAGTTGGGGGTTCAAGATAGGAGCCATAATAAGAAAGAACAAACAATACATAATTGGGACATGAGCTATAGTAAAGGGGAGGACGTTGCACCCCCTGATTATGATAAAGCGGTTTCTCTTAATCATATTCCTCTGCTCACAAATGGACGTTCT GTTTCTGGGGAGCTGTCAGCTGCTTCTCCAGAGCGCCTTTCCATGGCATCTCCTGAAAGTGGCATCAGAGGAAAGCATATAGATCCACTTCCTTTTGTAGTGGATGGCAATCGTTCAC GGTCAGGCAGTGTAGCCTGGAAAGAGAGAATTGATGGTTGGAAGATGAAGCAGGAGAAGAACGTAGTTCCAATGAGTGTTGGTAATGCACCATCTGAAGGCAGGGGTGGTGGAGATTTTGATGCTAGCACTGATGTGCTTATGGATGATTCTTTACT AAATGATGAAGCCCGCCAGCCTCTATCAAGGAAGGTTTCTATTCCTTCCTCTAGGATCAACCCTTACAGGATGGTCATAGTTCTGCGGCTTATTATTCTTAGTATTTTCCTGCACTACCGTATAACAAATCCAGTGCCCAATGCTTATGCTTTGTGGTTAGTATCTGTGATTTGTGAGATATGGTTTGCAATATCATGGATATTTGATCAATTCCCTAAGTGGCTTCCCGTGAACCGTGAGACATATCTTGACAGGCTAGCTTTAAG ATATGACCGAGAAGGGGAGCCATCTCAATTGGCTGCTGTTGACATTTTTGTCAGTACAGTTGACCCCTTAAAGGAGCCCCCGCTTGTCACAGCCAATACTGTCTTATCCATTCTTGCAGTAGACTATCCAGTGGACAAAGTATCTTGCTATGTTTCAGATGATGGAGCTGCTATGCTGACATTTGAAGCTTTGTCTGAAACATCAGAATTTGCGAGAAAATGGGTTCCTTTCTGCAAGAAATACAGCATTGAACCTAGAGCACCTGAATGGTACTTTGCACAGAAAATTGACTACTTAAAGGACAAGGTTCATCCATCATTTGTCAAAGCTCGCAGAGCTATGAAG AGAGAATATGAAGAGTTCAAAGTTCGTATCAATGGGCTAGTGGTAAAGGCACAAAAGATTCCTGATGAAGGATGGTTCATGCAAGATGGTACACCTTGGCCCGGAAATAACACCAAAGATCATCCAGGGATGATCCAG GTTTTCTTAGGACATAGTGGAGGACTTGACAGTGAGGGTAATGAGCTTCCGCGGCTTGTCTATGTATCTCGTGAGAAGCGTCCCGGTTTCCAACATCATAAGAAGGCTGGTGCTATGAATGCACTT GTTCGTGTATCCGCAGTTCTCACTAATGGGCCCTTCTTGTTGAATCTTGATTGTGACCATTACATAAACAACAGCAAGGCACTACGTGAAGCTATGTGTTTCTTAATGGATCCTAACCTCGGGAAAACAGTGTGTTATGTTCAATTCCCTCAGAGATTTGATGGGATTGATAAGAATGATCGATATGCCAATCGCAATACTGTTTTCTTTGAT ATCAATTTAAGAGGCTTGGATGGCATCCAAGGCCCTGTATATGTGGGTACAGGGTGTGTTTTCAACAGAACAGCATTGTATGGCTATGAGCCTCCTCTCAAGCCTAAGCACAAGAAAGCAGGCATGATCTCTAGATGCTTTGGTGGATCAAGGAAGAGGAGTTCCGGATCAAGTGGAAAGAactcaaataagaaaaaatcagGCAAGCATGTTGACCCAACTGTGCCAATCTACAATCTAGAAGATATAGAAGAAGGAGTGGAAG GTACTGGATTTGATGATGAGAAATCACTGCTCATGTCACAAATGAGCCTGGAGAAAAGGTTTGGTCAATCTGCTACTTTTGTTGCTTCAACACTGATGGAAAATGGTGGTGTTCCACAGTCTGCCACTCCAGAATCTCTCCTCAAAGAAGCCATTCATGTCATAAGCTGTGGATATGAAGACCCGACTGACTGGGGAAGAGAA ATTGGATGGATCTATGGTTCTGTTACTGAGGATATCCTTACGGGTTTCAAAATGCATGCCCGAGGTTGGAGATCGATCTATTGCATGCCACAACCTCCTGCCTTTAAAGGATCCGCTCCTATTAACCTTTCTGACCGTCTGAACCAAGTGCTCCGCTGGGCTCTGGGTTCTGTTGAAATTCTTCTAAGTCGGCACTGCCCTATATGGTATGGTTATGGTGGAAGGCTAAAGTGGCTGGAGAGACTTGCATATGTGAACACCACTATATATCCAGTCACGGCCATTCCTCTTCTTGCCTATTGTACATTGCCAGCAGTCTGTCTTCTCACGGGAAAGTTCATTATTCCACAG ATTAGTAACATTGCCAGTATCTGGTTCATATCCCTCTTTCTTTCCATCTTTGCCACTGGTATACTGGAAATGAGATGGAGTGGTGTTGGGATTGATGAATGGTGGAGAAATGAACAGTTCTGGGTTATTGGAGGTGTATCAGCTCATCTATTTGCTGTTGTTCAGGGCCTGCTTAAGGTCCTTGCTGGAATTGATACCAATTTCACCGTCACTTCCAAAGCTTCAGATGAAGATGGGGATTTTGCTGAGCTGTATTTGTTCAAATGGACGACTTTGCTCATCCCACCCACTACTCTCCTAATAATCAACCTGGTTGGGGTTGTTGCTGGAATCTCCTATGCCATTAACAGTGGGTACCAATCTTGGGGTCCTCTCTTTGGGAAGCTATTTTTTGCTTTCTGGGTGATTGTTCATCTCTATCCTTTCCTTAAGGGTCTGATGGGACGCCAGAACCGAACACCCACAATTGTTGTTGTGTGGTCAGTTCTACTTGCCTCTATCTTCTCCTTGCTCTGGGTTCGAATTGATCCTTTTACAACCCAGGTGACTGGCCCAGATGTTGAACTGTGTGGAATCAACTGTTAA
- the LOC109001549 gene encoding polygalacturonase-like has translation MAKQARVLLLPFFIIMLSFISCCSSTSQPNPVLRHFGHHEESGRHDSQAYSSYFSNNADGEFKDLIKAVTDAALSLKRFNRVGTISSTSVKTVNVDDFGAEGDGTHDDTEAFKKAWKVACSSQGGAVLVVPQKKYRLKPIRFSGPCKSDLTLQISGTIEASNDRSDYGQDGRHWLLFDSVQDLSVEGGGTINGNGKIWWQNSCKTNKDLPCKDAPTALTFYQSKNLIVKNLKIQDAQQIHVSFEKCSNVQASKLTITAPKESPNTDGIHVTDTQNIQISSCVIGTGDDCISIVSGSKNLQATDITCGPGHGISIGSLGSGNSEAYVSGITVNGAKLSGTTNGLRIKTWQGGSGSASNIKFQNVEMYNVTNPIIIDQNYCDQDKPCKKQGTAVQVQNVLYKNIQGTSASELAIRFDCSKNFPCQGILLQNINLKGQGREKTATALCNNVKLAYAGVVSPRCP, from the exons ATGGCCAAACAAGCTAGAGTACTTCTGCTCCCATTTTTCATAATCATGCTCTCCTTCATTTCATGTTGTAGCAGTACTTCGCAACCAAATCCAGTACTTCGTCATTTTGGTCATCATGAAGAATCTGGCCGGCATGATTCTCAAGCGTATTCTTCGTACTTCAGCAACAATGCGGACGGTGAGTTTAAGGACTTGATCAAGGCAGTAACTGATGCGGCCTTAAGTTTGAAGAGGTTTAATAGAGTGGGTACCATTTCCAGTACTTCGGTTAAAACAGTTAATGTCGACGACTTTGGAGCTGAAGGTGATGGTACTCATGACGACACCGAG GCATTTAAGAAGGCTTGGAAGGTAGCTTGTTCATCTCAAGGAGGAGCTGTTCTGGTGGTGCCTCAGAAAAAATACCGTCTTAAGCCAATAAGATTCTCTGGTCCCTGCAAATCTGATCTTACACTGCAG ATTTCTGGAACCATAGAAGCGTCTAACGATCGATCGGATTACGGCCAAGATGGCAGACACTGGCTACTCTTCGATAGTGTTCAGGATTTATCAGTTGAAGGTGGTGGAACCATCAATGGCAATGGGAAAATATGGTGGCAAAACTCctgcaaaacaaataaagatctG CCTTGCAAGGATGCACCGACG GCCCTAACCTTCTATCAAAGCAAAAATTTGATCGTGAAGAACTTGAAGATCCAAGACGCGCAACAAATTCatgtttcttttgaaaaatgctcCAACGTTCAGGCTTCCAAGCTGACTATAACTGCTCCAAAGGAGAGTCCCAACACCGATGGAATTCATGTCACAGATACTCAAAACATCCAGATATCAAGTTGTGTTATAGGAACAG GTGATGATTGCATTTCAATTGTAAGCGGATCCAAAAACCTGCAAGCCACCGACATAACCTGCGGACCAGGTCATGGAATCAG TATTGGAAGCTTGGGCTCTGGAAATTCTGAAGCTTATGTATCGGGAATAACCGTGAATGGAGCTAAGCTTTCTGGAACCACAAATGGATTGAGAATCAAGACTTGGCAG GGAGGATCAGGAAGCGCAAGCAACATTAAATTTCAGAACGTAGAAATGTATAACGTGACCAATCCCATAATAATCGACCAAAACTACTGTGACCAAGACAAGCCATGCAAAAAACAG GGCACGGCAGTTCAAGTACAAAATGTGCTTTACAAGAACATCCAAGGGACGAGCGCTTCTGAGTTGGCCATAAGATTCGATTGCAGCAAGAACTTTCCATGTCAGGGGATTTTGTTGCAGAACATTAACCTGAAAGGCCAAGGCCGAGAGAAGACGGCCACCGCTTTGTGCAACAATGTGAAATTGGCTTACGCAGGAGTTGTTTCCCCTCGCTGCCCTTGA
- the LOC109001544 gene encoding cellulose synthase A catalytic subunit 3 [UDP-forming] isoform X1 gives MEPKSTKPMGAEVCQICSDTVGTTVDGDPFVACDVCAFPVCRPCYEYERKDGNQSCPQCKTKYKWHKGSPPIQGEEAEDADVNDEANAVNGSSYKLGVQDRSHNKKEQTIHNWDMSYSKGEDVAPPDYDKAVSLNHIPLLTNGRSVSGELSAASPERLSMASPESGIRGKHIDPLPFVVDGNRSRSGSVAWKERIDGWKMKQEKNVVPMSVGNAPSEGRGGGDFDASTDVLMDDSLLNDEARQPLSRKVSIPSSRINPYRMVIVLRLIILSIFLHYRITNPVPNAYALWLVSVICEIWFAISWIFDQFPKWLPVNRETYLDRLALRYDREGEPSQLAAVDIFVSTVDPLKEPPLVTANTVLSILAVDYPVDKVSCYVSDDGAAMLTFEALSETSEFARKWVPFCKKYSIEPRAPEWYFAQKIDYLKDKVHPSFVKARRAMKREYEEFKVRINGLVVKAQKIPDEGWFMQDGTPWPGNNTKDHPGMIQVFLGHSGGLDSEGNELPRLVYVSREKRPGFQHHKKAGAMNALVRVSAVLTNGPFLLNLDCDHYINNSKALREAMCFLMDPNLGKTVCYVQFPQRFDGIDKNDRYANRNTVFFDINLRGLDGIQGPVYVGTGCVFNRTALYGYEPPLKPKHKKAGMISRCFGGSRKRSSGSSGKNSNKKKSGKHVDPTVPIYNLEDIEEGVEGTGFDDEKSLLMSQMSLEKRFGQSATFVASTLMENGGVPQSATPESLLKEAIHVISCGYEDPTDWGREIGWIYGSVTEDILTGFKMHARGWRSIYCMPQPPAFKGSAPINLSDRLNQVLRWALGSVEILLSRHCPIWYGYGGRLKWLERLAYVNTTIYPVTAIPLLAYCTLPAVCLLTGKFIIPQISNIASIWFISLFLSIFATGILEMRWSGVGIDEWWRNEQFWVIGGVSAHLFAVVQGLLKVLAGIDTNFTVTSKASDEDGDFAELYLFKWTTLLIPPTTLLIINLVGVVAGISYAINSGYQSWGPLFGKLFFAFWVIVHLYPFLKGLMGRQNRTPTIVVVWSVLLASIFSLLWVRIDPFTTQVTGPDVELCGINC, from the exons ATGGAG CCAAAATCTACAAAACCCATGGGCGCTGAGGTCTGCCAAATCTGTAGTGACACTGTTGGCACGACTGTGGATGGCGATCCCTTTGTTGCTTGTGATGTTTGCGCGTTCCCTGTCTGCCGCCCCTGTTATGAGTATGAGAGGAAAGATGGTAATCAGTCATGCCCTCAATGCAAGACCAAATACAAGTGGCACAAAG GGAGCCCTCCGATTCAAGGGGAAGAAGCGGAAGATGCTGATGTCAATGATGAGGCAAATGCTGTGAATGGTTCAAGTTATAAGTTGGGGGTTCAAGATAGGAGCCATAATAAGAAAGAACAAACAATACATAATTGGGACATGAGCTATAGTAAAGGGGAGGACGTTGCACCCCCTGATTATGATAAAGCGGTTTCTCTTAATCATATTCCTCTGCTCACAAATGGACGTTCT GTTTCTGGGGAGCTGTCAGCTGCTTCTCCAGAGCGCCTTTCCATGGCATCTCCTGAAAGTGGCATCAGAGGAAAGCATATAGATCCACTTCCTTTTGTAGTGGATGGCAATCGTTCAC GGTCAGGCAGTGTAGCCTGGAAAGAGAGAATTGATGGTTGGAAGATGAAGCAGGAGAAGAACGTAGTTCCAATGAGTGTTGGTAATGCACCATCTGAAGGCAGGGGTGGTGGAGATTTTGATGCTAGCACTGATGTGCTTATGGATGATTCTTTACT AAATGATGAAGCCCGCCAGCCTCTATCAAGGAAGGTTTCTATTCCTTCCTCTAGGATCAACCCTTACAGGATGGTCATAGTTCTGCGGCTTATTATTCTTAGTATTTTCCTGCACTACCGTATAACAAATCCAGTGCCCAATGCTTATGCTTTGTGGTTAGTATCTGTGATTTGTGAGATATGGTTTGCAATATCATGGATATTTGATCAATTCCCTAAGTGGCTTCCCGTGAACCGTGAGACATATCTTGACAGGCTAGCTTTAAG ATATGACCGAGAAGGGGAGCCATCTCAATTGGCTGCTGTTGACATTTTTGTCAGTACAGTTGACCCCTTAAAGGAGCCCCCGCTTGTCACAGCCAATACTGTCTTATCCATTCTTGCAGTAGACTATCCAGTGGACAAAGTATCTTGCTATGTTTCAGATGATGGAGCTGCTATGCTGACATTTGAAGCTTTGTCTGAAACATCAGAATTTGCGAGAAAATGGGTTCCTTTCTGCAAGAAATACAGCATTGAACCTAGAGCACCTGAATGGTACTTTGCACAGAAAATTGACTACTTAAAGGACAAGGTTCATCCATCATTTGTCAAAGCTCGCAGAGCTATGAAG AGAGAATATGAAGAGTTCAAAGTTCGTATCAATGGGCTAGTGGTAAAGGCACAAAAGATTCCTGATGAAGGATGGTTCATGCAAGATGGTACACCTTGGCCCGGAAATAACACCAAAGATCATCCAGGGATGATCCAG GTTTTCTTAGGACATAGTGGAGGACTTGACAGTGAGGGTAATGAGCTTCCGCGGCTTGTCTATGTATCTCGTGAGAAGCGTCCCGGTTTCCAACATCATAAGAAGGCTGGTGCTATGAATGCACTT GTTCGTGTATCCGCAGTTCTCACTAATGGGCCCTTCTTGTTGAATCTTGATTGTGACCATTACATAAACAACAGCAAGGCACTACGTGAAGCTATGTGTTTCTTAATGGATCCTAACCTCGGGAAAACAGTGTGTTATGTTCAATTCCCTCAGAGATTTGATGGGATTGATAAGAATGATCGATATGCCAATCGCAATACTGTTTTCTTTGAT ATCAATTTAAGAGGCTTGGATGGCATCCAAGGCCCTGTATATGTGGGTACAGGGTGTGTTTTCAACAGAACAGCATTGTATGGCTATGAGCCTCCTCTCAAGCCTAAGCACAAGAAAGCAGGCATGATCTCTAGATGCTTTGGTGGATCAAGGAAGAGGAGTTCCGGATCAAGTGGAAAGAactcaaataagaaaaaatcagGCAAGCATGTTGACCCAACTGTGCCAATCTACAATCTAGAAGATATAGAAGAAGGAGTGGAAG GTACTGGATTTGATGATGAGAAATCACTGCTCATGTCACAAATGAGCCTGGAGAAAAGGTTTGGTCAATCTGCTACTTTTGTTGCTTCAACACTGATGGAAAATGGTGGTGTTCCACAGTCTGCCACTCCAGAATCTCTCCTCAAAGAAGCCATTCATGTCATAAGCTGTGGATATGAAGACCCGACTGACTGGGGAAGAGAA ATTGGATGGATCTATGGTTCTGTTACTGAGGATATCCTTACGGGTTTCAAAATGCATGCCCGAGGTTGGAGATCGATCTATTGCATGCCACAACCTCCTGCCTTTAAAGGATCCGCTCCTATTAACCTTTCTGACCGTCTGAACCAAGTGCTCCGCTGGGCTCTGGGTTCTGTTGAAATTCTTCTAAGTCGGCACTGCCCTATATGGTATGGTTATGGTGGAAGGCTAAAGTGGCTGGAGAGACTTGCATATGTGAACACCACTATATATCCAGTCACGGCCATTCCTCTTCTTGCCTATTGTACATTGCCAGCAGTCTGTCTTCTCACGGGAAAGTTCATTATTCCACAG ATTAGTAACATTGCCAGTATCTGGTTCATATCCCTCTTTCTTTCCATCTTTGCCACTGGTATACTGGAAATGAGATGGAGTGGTGTTGGGATTGATGAATGGTGGAGAAATGAACAGTTCTGGGTTATTGGAGGTGTATCAGCTCATCTATTTGCTGTTGTTCAGGGCCTGCTTAAGGTCCTTGCTGGAATTGATACCAATTTCACCGTCACTTCCAAAGCTTCAGATGAAGATGGGGATTTTGCTGAGCTGTATTTGTTCAAATGGACGACTTTGCTCATCCCACCCACTACTCTCCTAATAATCAACCTGGTTGGGGTTGTTGCTGGAATCTCCTATGCCATTAACAGTGGGTACCAATCTTGGGGTCCTCTCTTTGGGAAGCTATTTTTTGCTTTCTGGGTGATTGTTCATCTCTATCCTTTCCTTAAGGGTCTGATGGGACGCCAGAACCGAACACCCACAATTGTTGTTGTGTGGTCAGTTCTACTTGCCTCTATCTTCTCCTTGCTCTGGGTTCGAATTGATCCTTTTACAACCCAGGTGACTGGCCCAGATGTTGAACTGTGTGGAATCAACTGTTAA